One genomic segment of Mytilus trossulus isolate FHL-02 chromosome 4, PNRI_Mtr1.1.1.hap1, whole genome shotgun sequence includes these proteins:
- the LOC134715990 gene encoding F-box/WD repeat-containing protein 4-like codes for MNINSSEITHEDDKGRHFVDLPDDILFTIFSYCSTQTLCRICRTCSRLKDLASRDCVWTKESPNYRLMVFPGDVNITYKGSPRQTSAQRRKRKILLKDRCRIAKNWETKIVKDTQVVKHKTKLMPWARLHGQKLYVSNAVNINCYDVFNDSTVKEDLSNRISGCNYDVTKFVVNDDVFVSGFREGRIIVFDTVSKEKKFEYCFDECGDTQAVAVYNDTVVAGYQDGSVKVLNIQKYDKSDVTTINNCSTGASIPNRVWSVATAPDGSTFTVGNAGLETNRTPVEVYDLESCRLLYNLGSGHKRGAGVLDIKYETPHIMLTCGYDTSLRLWDLRTLSCEKEWTEPFDTELSSIQSDGNNVILTGTFQYGMTRLWDKRLNDPVQMYYCGQKRSPVYCLDTDFQRLFVALDWGIHMLDFTVYNSHNKNLIR; via the exons ATGAACATAAACTCTTCAGAGATAACTCATGAAGATGATAAGGGAAGACACTTTGTTGATCTCCCAGATGACATCCTGTTTACAATATTTAGCTATTGTAGCACACAGACTCTTTGTCGAATATGTCGCACCTGCTCACGACTAAAAGATCTGGCATCAAGGGACTGTGTATGGACTAAGGAGAGTCCAAATTACAGACTAATGGTATTTCCAGGAGatgtaaatataacatataaaggCAGTCCTAGACAAACCAGTGCACAAAGAAG aaaaagaaaaattctgTTGAAAGATAGATGTAGAATAGCAAAGAACTGGGAAACCAAGATTGTTAAGGATACACAGGTTGTCAAACATAAGACAAA attgatGCCTTGGGCTAGACtacatggacagaagctttaCGTTTCCAATGCAGTGAACATTAATTGTTACGATGTATTTAATGACAGTACAGTAAAAGAAGATCTATCAAACAGAATCTCCGGCTGTAATTATGATGTAACCAAATTTGTGGTTAATGACGATGTTTTTGTCAGTGGATTTAG AGAGGGCCGTATTATAGTATTTGATACTGTTTCAAAAGAAAAGAAGTTTGAATACTGTTTTGATGAATGTGGTGATACACAAGCTGTAGCTGTTTATAATGATACAGTTGTGGCTGGTTATCAAGATGGATCAGTTAAA gTTTTGAATATACAGAAATATGACAAATCTGATGTAACCACTATAAACAACTGTAGTACTGGTGCCAGTATTCCCAACCGGGTGTGGTCAGTTGCTACAGCTCCAGATGGAAG CACATTTACTGTTGGCAATGCAGGTCTGGAAACAAATAGGACTCCAGTAGAAGTGTATGATCTTGAAAG TTGTAGACTTCTATACAACCTAGGATCTGGTCATAAGAGAGGAGCAGGTGTATTAGACATTAAGTATGAAACACCACATATAATGTTGACCTGTGGATATGATACAAGTCTTAGGTTGTGGGATCTCAGGACTCTGTCATG tgaGAAAGAATGGACAGAACCATTTGATACAGAGTTATCTTCCATACAGTCTGATGGAAACAATGTGATATTAACGGGAACATTTCAGTATGGAATGACAAGATTATGGGATAAAAGGTTGAATGATCCAGTGCAG ATGTATTATTGTGGTCAGAAGAGATCCCCTGTGTACTGTTTGGATACAGATTTCCAGAGATTATTTGTAGCTTTAGACTGGGGAATTCATATGCTAGACTTTACAGTATATAATTCACAtaataaaaacttaatacggtga
- the LOC134714198 gene encoding uncharacterized protein LOC134714198 produces the protein MEVKDGLVVLSFFLVITTAYFYHSIIVLHDEVKRQSSTIETLITNKNNMVDTVARLQSYYDSVKKGLAENREQFKDSFGDIIKETREVYRVIEEIHERINLLEDVVHQRRKIGILPLIREGISRLLQIGLHLVFGPKVEYLE, from the exons ATGGAGGTAAAAGACGGTCTTGTTGTGTTATCATTCTTTCTAGTTATAACTACGGCATATTTTTATCACAGCATTATCGTTTTGCACGATGAAGTGAAGCGTCAGAGTTCTACGATCGAAACACTGATAACCAATAAGAACAACATGGTT gaCACAGTCGCCAGGCTTCAATCTTACTATGATAGTGTTAAAAAGGGCCTTGCAGAAAATAGGGAGCAGTTTAAAGACTCATTTGGAGATATAATTAAGGAAACTCGGGAAGTTTACCGGGTTATCGAGGAAATACACGAGAGAATAAATTTACTTGAAGATGTCGTTCATCAGCGACGTAAAATAGGAATTTTACCATTAATCAGAGAAGGGATTTCAAGGCTTCTACAGATAGGACTACACTTAGTTTTTGGACCAAAAGTTGAATATTTAGAATGA